CTTCACTTTTTTCACAGAAACTACACACTTTAACTACACACTTCCACTTCGACGATAATACATCAAAATTTAGTTTAGGAGGCGAGGTTATCCTCTAAACACCATGTGCAAGTGATCGCGGCCCTTCATCGAGCAACCCACTTTAACTGACGACCGTCAAGTCGTGTCTTTTTCTGCAGACTACTGGCCTGGGCGGAATTTCTGCTCCTGCTTCAAAGGCGGTTGCTTCGGATGTTGGGCAAGCTTCTGCTTCAGTGCTTCCTTGAATGCATCGCAGTCGCAGCCATCGCTAGGGGAACCCTTAAGCACTACCTGGTTGAGAGAAATGAGATGCTCTAGTCCAGTAAAGTCCAACGACAATCCGTAACTGCAGTCAACCTTCAGCTGCTCAAGCTTTATCATCTGGTCAAGGAAGCTCACATGTATACTGGAGCGGCAAGCAATCTCAAGGGTATTCAGTTCATCAAAAAAGGCAGGTGCTGTAGAGCTCACCCTGGTAGAGCTACCATCCACCTTGGCACAAAACTTGATCTCACCACTATTATCATTATCTGTGACGACAAAACGAAGGCGTAGGGTATGCAGCCTTTTTAGCTTCCCGAGCTCCTGTATGTCCTCCATTGTAAACAAGGTTGTCATTTGTAAAGTCAACTTGGTGAGATTGTCCAGTCTCCCGATGTGCTTTGGCAACTTTGCTACATGCCCATAGAGCTTAAGGCGCTGTAGTTTCTCCGGAAGCTCGAGGAATTGCAGGAGGTGTTTGTCACTGCCTTTCGTGAGCCCCATTGACAAGGATGTCAAATTGGTGAGAGCGTGCCAGCTGATGTTAAACAAACCCCAGCTATTGTTGCCATTGATGCCAGACACTATGAGCTTGCGCAATTGGGTAAGGTAACTGAGCTCTCTCAGAATGGACTCTCCACCTGCAATATTGGCATATACAACACCCAATGTGTGCAAGTTCGTCAGCCTCCCGATCCCCTTAGGAGCCTTGATACCATGGCAAGTAGGAGATCCACGTCTGCTTGACTTGGGGGAATAGGATAACAGAGTGTGAAGTATCCTGGTCCTCCTTGGCCTGTATGGCTCCTCATTCATCTCCTCGGGACCGGGTGTGGTCTCACCAGCACGAATATACTGCAGCTTCCGTAGATTGATAATACTTTTTGGTAGTGTGATTATTTTGGTGTATCTGATATCAAGAGTCTGGAGCTGCCTAAGCTCACCCATGGAATCCGGCAGCTGAGAGATTGGTGTGCATCTTCTTAGTGACAAGAACTTGAGGCGAGGTATCATATCCCCGATTTGATCAAGGTCACCATTTTTTATATTTGGTGTACCTTCCAGATCAAGCACCCGAAGCACCCTCATCTTTTCGGAGATGAAGAATGGCTTCCAGTTTTCAAACACAGTCAAAGAACGCAACCTGGAGAAGTCCATGCTGTTGAACATAAATTCGTCTCCTCCCCAGCACTTCCTAATGGCCAGGTGCTGGCCAACACGTCCAGTGGTTAGGCTGCACTTCCCTTCCAATACAGAGACCTCCAGAGGAAGGAGAACTTTCTCTTCTGTTTGCCACGAGATGATGTACTCGAGGATCAAGCAATTCACCTGCCACGAGACCTTTCTGATGACATCGGTCTCAGTAATTGGTTGTTGTGCTTGCTGTATCATTCCAAGCTCAGCAATCTTGTTAAAGAGCTTCTCTGCATCGTTCTCCAAGCTACAGCTACCAATGCCCTTGGAGTATCCTTCTGCTATCCACCGCCTCACCAAATGCCTTTTACGGATCATTTTGTTTTCAGGGAAAATTGAGAGGTAGAAGATACATTTCTTGAGTAAATGAGGACAAGCATCAAAGCTCGAACTAATAGAAGTGAATATGCTCAGGAAGCTATCACACTTTGCCATGGTCACTTCATGCTTAAAGTTGTCATTAAGGCGTTTCCGCTCCCGTTCTTGTGTTTCTCTTGGTCGGTTAGCCAAGGGGCCCAAGTAGCTAGCCAAAGCGATTATTCGTTTGGGAACTCCATCGCATTTGGATAATAGAGGTTTGGCTTGCTCGATCATATTCTCATTCAGAGAGCTTCCAAATGGAAATACCTATTGTCAAAACAATTCAAAACGAAAAATAGTCACTACTTTGCTAACTATCCGACAAATTAGTCATGTTTAAACTTGATGGTCCTCGCCAAGAATGTTAAAGATCAAATTTTCTCTATGGCACTACAATACTACATCAAGTttagaatagaaaaaaaaatacttttgGAAGACAAGTAGTTTGAAAATGACCCCATATGCTTGACTGCCTGTTCATCCATAATATAGTATATATAGCATAAACATGCATAAGTTGACTGTCTGTTCGTAGATAGATTAACCAGAATAAATTGGTGGGTGGCAGGCATGATTTACTTTCTAAGGTGTCTATGTTTAACTATCAGAACAAAGGTATGCATTTGAATAAAGTCTACACAGGAATGAACATTTTTGGCCCAATTAATGTATAAGGCTTTAGTGAACCCCATGAGTTGCATGTGAACAAAGAAATATGAAAATTAATGCTGgctttgaaattaaaatttctTTGCTACTTATAAAGAGGAACAATTTTAACTTAATATAATATAACAACAAACAAGAGTCCATACTAATGGAATGTGCCACATATGGTTTTTAAAACGTGTCTGCACTAAACACATTGTAGATGGTTTTTTATGGGCCAACCTCCTAAACTGAACTCGATATGGCAAAAATCCGTCAATGATAATACATATTACATATATTAAAAAAGATCATTATACACCACAAACAGGTTCTTATGTGAGAACTGTACAAAATGTGTATAGTCATCAATAATTTCTTTCTTTAAAAAACTTTTATTCAAAAACTGTTTTAGATGTATATAGACATTAACAACTTTTTCAAAGAAATTGTTCATATTATAGTCATTGCTGACAGTTCTTAGACAATTCTTGCAATTAAGGACATACATTAATTTGTCTGTCTTTTACCTTTTGAACTAAGTTGAGTTTGGAATTGAGAGATTTGGTGTGAGTATATCATGTTGAGCGTCATCTCTAATAGAAGTTATAAATATTCACCAATATTTTGGGACTAATGAAAGTAGAATTTACACCATTCTAACATCTTCAACGGCGAAGCACGGTGAAGATGGCACAATGGTATGTAAACATAGTTTCACTAGGCACaaaaatttacaaaactttataAATTTTAGTGACAAGGATGGACATATATACTATATTCCTCTAAATCTCATTACCAAACTCAATTTCATTTAAAAGATTCAAAAAGAATTTTGGATCAACTAGAGCTTTTTAAAGTTAGATTCCACAATCTGGATGGATCCAAACATGCTCAAGTTTAAACCGATGATGCTTGTAGAAATAAGTTAATTTGGATTCATGCACAGCAATTGGGTGCATATTGGTTTCCATGTTCGCATTCCTCACCTCACCTCGTCTCTTCTacaggggcggagacaggggggcggacaggggcctggccccccccCATGGTCCCCAAATTTACactacaaatttaaattttgattaaatttttatctaAATTTGTATGATTGGCCCCCCTAACAATGAAAAAAACgacttcctggctccgcccctgctcttCTGGCTAGGCTAACAAGCTTGGCAGCTCAAGAGAGCCAGATTGTCTCTCCCAAGAAAACGAGAAAAAGCTTGCTTTCACAAGTACGGAGGCAGCTAGCAAAGGATCCAAACAACATGCATGTACTGTCCAACTTCTTGCCCAGGAAGGCTAGGTGACCTCCAACATGGTTCCTAATGTGCACTAAGGTGTACAATGACCACACTATGCCTTAAACATTTCCATAACTAATGTGGGTGTCATGTTACACATATTTAAATAGTGAATAAACAGGAAGGACACACTATATAACAATTAAGATGAGTTCAAAAATGATGGGATTGTATAGTTTCTATTTGCGTTGGGGGATAGATGAACTTATATTGGAACCGTAGTAAGCAGTTGTATTCTGGAATTAGAGTATATGACACTTCGTAAATGAGTAAACATACCTTTCTGAAGAGGTCAAGGGCTACAGCAGCATCTAGAGGTTTGACATTGCACACTCTGCCAGAAGACGCTGCACAATGTGTGGCTACACTTTCTTCAGTAGTAATGACAATGATACAGTTTGCATAAGTTCCAGCTGATACCAACTCATTATTTATCGTGTCCCAGTCATTTTTGGACTGCAATCCGGCAACAACCACGAGACACTGACGCTCCTTAAGAACCTCCTTACACAATTTGATGGCATCATATTCAGCTTGAAATGCATCTCGATATATCCTTCCAGAATAAGGTGGTTCCAAATGCATATCCAGGAGTAAGCTCTGTGACAAGTCCATGAGATTGAAAGGATGGGATACATTGACCCAAACGAACATATTGAACATTCCACGGTTATTGGCCACATAATGGTTGTAAACAGTTCTGACAAGAGATGATTTCCCAACACCATCATCCCCGCACACAGGGACTA
This genomic interval from Panicum virgatum strain AP13 chromosome 8K, P.virgatum_v5, whole genome shotgun sequence contains the following:
- the LOC120645889 gene encoding disease resistance protein Pik-2-like, with amino-acid sequence MAKCDSFLSIFTSISSSFDACPHLLKKCIFYLSIFPENKMIRKRHLVRRWIAEGYSKGIGSCSLENDAEKLFNKIAELGMIQQAQQPITETDVIRKVSWQVNCLILEYIISWQTEEKVLLPLEVSVLEGKCSLTTGRVGQHLAIRKCWGGDEFMFNSMDFSRLRSLTVFENWKPFFISEKMRVLRVLDLEGTPNIKNGDLDQIGDMIPRLKFLSLRRCTPISQLPDSMGELRQLQTLDIRYTKIITLPKSIINLRKLQYIRAGETTPGPEEMNEEPYRPRRTRILHTLLSYSPKSSRRGSPTCHGIKAPKGIGRLTNLHTLGVVYANIAGGESILRELSYLTQLRKLIVSGINGNNSWGLFNISWHALTNLTSLSMGLTKGSDKHLLQFLELPEKLQRLKLYGHVAKLPKHIGRLDNLTKLTLQMTTLFTMEDIQELGKLKRLHTLRLRFVVTDNDNSGEIKFCAKVDGSSTRVSSTAPAFFDELNTLEIACRSSIHVSFLDQMIKLEQLKVDCSYGLSLDFTGLEHLISLNQVVLKGSPSDGCDCDAFKEALKQKLAQHPKQPPLKQEQKFRPGQ